In one Nocardioides sp. NBC_00368 genomic region, the following are encoded:
- a CDS encoding glycosyltransferase, whose protein sequence is MRVLLSTYGSRGDVEPLVALAVQLQRRGAEVRMCAPPDAEFADLLSREGVPHVPFLKPWRSWERPPTPEERHQRVTDFITAQYDTVAEAAEGCDVVVATAMSQFVAPSVAEKLGIPYHYVLFCPDVVDGLGGRSFTELFKEPLDAHRTSIGLSPVTDVAEFMFTTHPLLAADPTLGPWNGTPGLDVVQTGAWVLDDDRPLPADLLGFLDAGEEPVYVGFGSMRTVGEESVRVAVEAIRAQGRRVVIGRGWAGLDVVDGRDDCFVVGEVNHRRLFGRVAAVVHHGGAGTMTTAYRAGAPQVVVPQAGDQVYWAGRVADVGVGVAHDGAAPTVESLTAALRAALAPEVRARATAMAAEARVDGAAVAANLLLGGEA, encoded by the coding sequence ATGCGGGTGCTGTTGTCGACGTACGGGTCGCGCGGCGATGTCGAGCCGTTGGTGGCGCTGGCGGTGCAGCTGCAGCGGAGGGGCGCCGAGGTGCGGATGTGTGCGCCGCCGGACGCGGAGTTCGCCGACCTGCTGTCACGGGAGGGTGTACCGCACGTGCCGTTCCTCAAGCCGTGGCGGTCGTGGGAGCGGCCACCGACGCCCGAGGAGCGTCACCAGCGGGTGACGGACTTCATCACGGCGCAGTACGACACGGTGGCCGAGGCCGCTGAGGGCTGTGACGTGGTGGTCGCCACCGCGATGTCGCAGTTCGTCGCGCCCTCGGTGGCCGAGAAGCTCGGTATCCCCTACCACTACGTCCTGTTCTGCCCCGATGTCGTCGACGGCCTGGGCGGGCGCAGCTTCACCGAGCTGTTCAAGGAGCCTCTCGACGCCCACCGGACCTCGATCGGGCTCTCGCCGGTCACCGATGTCGCCGAGTTCATGTTCACCACTCACCCGCTCCTGGCGGCCGATCCGACCCTCGGCCCGTGGAACGGGACGCCAGGTCTCGACGTCGTGCAGACCGGCGCCTGGGTGCTCGACGACGACCGCCCGCTCCCGGCCGATCTGCTCGGCTTCCTGGACGCCGGCGAGGAGCCGGTCTATGTCGGGTTCGGCAGCATGCGCACCGTCGGCGAGGAGAGTGTGCGGGTCGCGGTCGAGGCCATCCGCGCGCAGGGACGGCGAGTGGTCATCGGGCGCGGCTGGGCGGGACTGGACGTCGTCGACGGCCGAGACGACTGCTTCGTCGTCGGTGAGGTCAACCACCGCAGGCTCTTCGGCCGGGTCGCCGCCGTCGTCCACCACGGTGGCGCGGGCACGATGACCACGGCCTACCGGGCCGGCGCACCGCAGGTGGTCGTCCCCCAGGCCGGCGACCAGGTGTACTGGGCCGGCCGCGTCGCCGATGTCGGTGTCGGGGTCGCCCACGACGGCGCCGCACCGACGGTCGAGTCGCTCACCGCTGCTCTCCGCGCCGCGCTCGCACCCGAGGTCCGCGCCCGCGCGACCGCGATGGCCGCCGAGGCCCGGGTCGACGG